The segment TCATCTCATATGCCAGAGACAATACCAAGTAAGGTAGAGATGACTGTGGTTCCAACTCCATCATCCTCTCTGCAACTCTTTCAGTGAGTTTCAAGTCTCCATGAATCACGCTAGTGTGAAGAATTGATCTCCATATGACAAAACTAGGTTCATAAGGCATTGCATCTATAACATCTATTGCTTCTTTAATTTTACCAGCTCGACTCAATAACTCCACTATGCAAGCATAATGCTCATCCCCAGGTACAACTCCATATTCCTTCtccattgaagaaaaaataatcattCCTTCATCAATAAAACTCCCATAATTGCAAGCCATAAGCACTCCAGCCAGAGTTGTTCGATCTGGTTTAGGACCTCCCTGAACTAGTTCCTTGAAAATGTCTAGTGCCTCATACACTCTACCATTGTTAGTCAAACCCAAAATCATAGTGTTCCAAGATATCAGGTCTCGTACGCCCATATTGGTAAAAATTTTCATAGCATAATCAATCAAGCCAACCTTAGAATAGTTTTCCACAAGTGAATTAGCAACAACTGCATCTGGCTCGAAACCCAATTTAACAACCAAAGCATGAATTTGACACCCCTGCTCTGTTGGGAACAAAGTGGAAACAGTACTTAGAACACTGCTTAGTGTGAACTCAGTTGGCCTGAGGTTCTCCCTCATTGTCAgcacaaagagttgcatggcaTCCTCCACAAAACCATGTGCTGCATAACTTGAAATTATGGAATTGCTAAGGGCTGAATCCCATTGATCTAGCTCTTTAAAGGGCTGGATTAAATCCTCCAATCTGTTGCATTTAGAAAACAGATCAATAACAGCACTTAATACAACGCTATTAGAAATAAATCCCATCTTGACGCAGAGAGCGAAAATTTGCTTACCCTTTTCCAAATTTTGCAACTTCGAACAGACACTAATGACTGTCGACATAGTAAACTGATCAGGCGAATGCCCTGTGGTTCTCATCAAACAGAACTGGTCTAGTGCCAATTCTCTGTACCCAGACCTATGACAACTCAAAATCAAAGTGTTCCAAGAGATTAAATCCAACTCCTCCATGGTAAAAAACACACCAAAAGCATAATCAAGAAGTCCAAGCTTCCCATACATATCAATTAATGAATTCCCAAGCACCACATTCGATAAATTCAG is part of the Quercus robur chromosome 9, dhQueRobu3.1, whole genome shotgun sequence genome and harbors:
- the LOC126700428 gene encoding pentatricopeptide repeat-containing protein At1g43980, mitochondrial, encoding MYPFLKQVQGPHRTSLSYYSNLIDHCLSLKSLTFAKTIHAQLIKVGFDSHTFLGNRCLDLYSQYGTVNDALKVFDGIADKNCISWNICLKGLFRYGHVERAGCLFDEMPVRDVVSWNTMISGYVSRGFVDYALGIFMEMQNAGVRPSGFTLSILMLLVSCAHHGKQIHGCIVRSGLNLSNVVLGNSLIDMYGKLGLLDYAFGVFFTMEELDLISWNTLILSCHRSGYRELALDQFCLMRTTGHSPDQFTMSTVISVCSKLQNLEKGKQIFALCVKMGFISNSVVLSAVIDLFSKCNRLEDLIQPFKELDQWDSALSNSIISSYAAHGFVEDAMQLFVLTMRENLRPTEFTLSSVLSTVSTLFPTEQGCQIHALVVKLGFEPDAVVANSLVENYSKVGLIDYAMKIFTNMGVRDLISWNTMILGLTNNGRVYEALDIFKELVQGGPKPDRTTLAGVLMACNYGSFIDEGMIIFSSMEKEYGVVPGDEHYACIVELLSRAGKIKEAIDVIDAMPYEPSFVIWRSILHTSVIHGDLKLTERVAERMMELEPQSSLPYLVLSLAYEMRGRWESIVRVRNSMEHKLVKKVTGCSWIGIKNHIYMFKADQVVHHGGYKEVASESMP